The following proteins come from a genomic window of Tepidiforma thermophila:
- a CDS encoding Flp family type IVb pilin, with product MKRLATWLAARSAAHAREEGQGLAEYALILALIALVCVAALATLGQAIANSPGFTVLPGSL from the coding sequence ATGAAACGACTCGCTACCTGGCTCGCTGCCCGCTCCGCTGCGCACGCCCGCGAAGAAGGGCAGGGACTGGCCGAGTACGCCCTCATCCTCGCTCTCATCGCCCTCGTGTGTGTCGCTGCCCTGGCGACGCTCGGCCAGGCCATCGCGAACTCCCCCGGGTTTACGGTGCTCCCCGGCTCCCTGTAG
- a CDS encoding tetratricopeptide repeat protein, whose protein sequence is MTATLTTSTRPRANPGGRIAVPRLPRRLVPRPRLVGRIQEAIGNGVIGVIAPAGYGKSTAVALALEEVDYEPRWVSLDSTAHAPEALAHQLGCALYRNRLAPPPPTALRLSDLQAYIGAAVHDVAASTPRPILLVIDNVHELADSHESLHLLGWLIEAMSDGHEVVLVGRELPFLPSINERVATGEVTVIDATVLAFSADEVRAAIDVTGARADPRHVLEQTGGWPVGVMATLAGDAVPGVSPADFHRYLASEVWSRVPANLRQMLHRLALQPSIERSFVEIEFGLRAWRDLVAWLNRRDFLCEHLSAREFRLNPLLRQFIADDFAATDPEGFQSAMEGVLSSLTRMARYAEAVEMARVQGTELQLADLLTRYGHHLIIRGSFSLLKEAFASLGHATLERSPLLHALKARVEAHIGDPDEALRLAAQLIAAPGACGPARIHAHLARLRALRLLGRHEELLAEAEHLRAIDWSGDAALRAEVVFQRAEIELSVTRNFQRAEELLRLAIDEAERHQVSPLDLLARSTLGQALAMHGDAPAAVTMLTRAAQGWRALGRSSNLGWTLNNLGMAHLDAGDFRSAVAVLEEAVAEGIACGNRRNVAYATGSLGDAELALGHFRKAQEHFEEAIRICANEALDETLAALAIAGLSAAYLGQGDLQQADFFARRAMLVALASGNPYEIAYCRLRQAAVDLAAGNAASAVSLAREAAEAFEQMDVAPMAAAGWYRVAMAQFRANRRAEAQDSLAKCAEAIRQPWMTQSLIPLVRENPMFAQWAASRPAAGRWFRDILERQSFLVSGDAAEPEPEPGTGRFPRVVARSLGRVAVTVGGRQVSDEQWASIRAKELFFLLLAHRDGIRKEQAVEMLYPELPREKCNSAFHSNLYRVRRALYQDCVIKQDGAYLLNPEGQFEWDVEKFEAAVERAHRAQPGSKERALAFQEALELYEGPFAEVFESEWAAGVRARLHEAAHASLAALAGYFAARNDFESAVLCLERILRNDRFNEEAAYELARYRSRAGQAVQALHFIDQYAELYEQELGEPLPERFFELRAAIAAGVAV, encoded by the coding sequence ATGACGGCAACGCTCACGACCTCGACGCGGCCCCGCGCAAACCCCGGTGGGCGGATTGCCGTTCCTCGCCTCCCGCGTCGTCTCGTCCCAAGGCCGCGCCTTGTTGGCCGCATCCAGGAAGCGATAGGCAATGGCGTCATTGGGGTCATTGCCCCGGCGGGCTACGGCAAGTCGACGGCCGTGGCCCTCGCGCTGGAGGAAGTCGACTACGAACCGCGATGGGTGTCGCTCGACAGCACCGCCCACGCGCCCGAGGCGCTCGCCCACCAGCTCGGCTGCGCGCTCTACCGCAACCGGCTTGCTCCCCCTCCGCCGACCGCCCTCCGGCTGAGCGACCTGCAGGCATATATCGGAGCCGCTGTGCACGACGTCGCCGCATCGACGCCGCGCCCGATCCTTCTCGTCATCGATAACGTGCACGAACTCGCCGACTCGCACGAGTCCCTCCATCTCCTCGGCTGGCTCATCGAGGCGATGAGCGATGGACATGAGGTCGTGCTGGTCGGCCGCGAACTCCCGTTCCTCCCGTCGATAAACGAACGGGTCGCGACCGGCGAGGTAACGGTCATCGATGCCACCGTGCTCGCCTTCTCGGCCGATGAGGTCCGGGCCGCCATCGATGTCACCGGCGCCAGGGCGGACCCGCGGCACGTGCTCGAGCAGACCGGGGGCTGGCCGGTTGGCGTGATGGCGACCCTTGCCGGTGATGCCGTCCCAGGGGTTTCCCCCGCTGATTTCCATCGGTACCTCGCCAGCGAAGTCTGGTCCCGCGTCCCGGCCAACCTCCGCCAGATGCTTCACCGCCTGGCGCTTCAACCCTCGATTGAACGCTCCTTCGTCGAAATCGAGTTCGGCCTCCGCGCCTGGCGGGACCTCGTCGCGTGGCTGAACCGGCGCGACTTCCTCTGCGAACACCTCTCGGCCCGGGAGTTCCGCCTGAACCCGCTCCTGCGCCAGTTCATCGCCGACGACTTTGCTGCCACCGACCCCGAAGGATTCCAATCGGCCATGGAGGGCGTGCTCTCCTCCCTCACCAGGATGGCGCGGTACGCCGAGGCGGTGGAGATGGCCCGGGTCCAGGGCACGGAGCTGCAGCTCGCCGACCTGCTGACCCGCTACGGGCACCACCTGATCATTCGCGGCTCCTTCTCCCTCCTGAAGGAAGCGTTTGCCTCGCTCGGACATGCCACGCTTGAACGGTCTCCTCTCCTGCATGCCCTGAAAGCGCGGGTCGAAGCCCACATCGGCGACCCCGATGAGGCGCTTCGTCTCGCGGCGCAGCTGATTGCCGCACCGGGGGCGTGTGGCCCGGCCCGCATCCATGCACACCTTGCCCGCCTGCGTGCTCTCCGCCTCCTCGGCCGACACGAGGAACTGCTTGCCGAGGCCGAACATCTCCGTGCCATCGACTGGTCCGGCGATGCGGCACTCCGCGCCGAAGTCGTTTTCCAGCGCGCCGAGATAGAGCTCAGTGTTACCCGGAACTTCCAGCGCGCCGAAGAGCTCCTCCGCCTGGCTATCGATGAGGCCGAGCGTCACCAGGTCTCACCCCTCGACCTGCTCGCCCGTTCAACGCTCGGCCAGGCCCTCGCCATGCACGGCGACGCGCCCGCAGCGGTAACGATGCTGACTCGTGCGGCCCAGGGCTGGCGTGCCCTTGGGCGCTCGTCCAATCTCGGCTGGACCCTGAACAACCTCGGGATGGCGCATCTCGACGCCGGTGATTTCCGGAGCGCCGTCGCCGTCCTCGAAGAGGCCGTGGCCGAAGGCATCGCCTGCGGCAACCGCCGGAACGTCGCGTATGCTACCGGGTCCCTCGGGGATGCCGAACTCGCCCTCGGACATTTCCGCAAGGCGCAGGAGCACTTCGAGGAGGCTATTCGCATCTGCGCCAACGAGGCCCTCGACGAGACACTTGCAGCGCTCGCCATTGCTGGCCTGTCTGCTGCGTACCTTGGCCAGGGCGACCTCCAGCAGGCCGACTTCTTCGCGCGCCGGGCAATGCTCGTGGCGCTCGCCTCTGGCAACCCCTACGAAATCGCGTACTGCCGGCTTCGCCAGGCCGCCGTCGATCTCGCGGCCGGGAACGCCGCCTCAGCTGTCTCCCTGGCCCGTGAAGCCGCCGAGGCGTTCGAGCAGATGGACGTCGCGCCGATGGCGGCCGCCGGCTGGTATCGGGTGGCCATGGCCCAGTTCCGCGCGAACCGGCGCGCCGAAGCCCAGGATTCACTCGCGAAGTGCGCTGAAGCGATCCGCCAGCCGTGGATGACGCAATCCCTCATCCCGCTCGTCCGCGAGAACCCGATGTTCGCCCAGTGGGCTGCTTCCCGCCCTGCTGCAGGTCGCTGGTTCCGCGACATCCTCGAGCGACAGAGCTTCCTCGTCAGCGGCGATGCCGCCGAACCCGAGCCCGAGCCCGGCACTGGCCGGTTCCCACGCGTGGTGGCGCGGAGTCTTGGGCGCGTGGCGGTCACCGTTGGCGGGCGGCAGGTAAGCGACGAGCAGTGGGCCAGCATCCGTGCGAAGGAGCTGTTCTTCCTTCTCCTCGCGCACCGCGATGGCATCCGCAAGGAGCAGGCGGTTGAAATGCTCTACCCCGAGCTGCCGCGGGAGAAGTGCAACTCTGCCTTCCACTCCAACCTCTACCGGGTCCGGCGTGCTCTCTACCAGGATTGCGTCATCAAGCAGGACGGTGCATATCTCCTGAACCCTGAGGGCCAGTTCGAGTGGGACGTCGAGAAGTTCGAGGCTGCCGTCGAGCGGGCCCACCGGGCGCAGCCGGGCAGCAAGGAGCGGGCCCTCGCCTTCCAGGAGGCGCTCGAGCTCTACGAGGGTCCGTTCGCGGAGGTGTTCGAGTCCGAATGGGCGGCGGGGGTGCGCGCGCGCCTGCACGAAGCGGCGCACGCGTCCCTTGCTGCGCTCGCCGGGTACTTCGCCGCGCGGAACGATTTCGAGTCGGCCGTTCTCTGCCTCGAACGCATCCTCCGCAACGATCGCTTCAACGAAGAGGCCGCCTACGAGCTTGCCCGCTACCGGAGCCGCGCCGGGCAGGCGGTCCAGGCGCTGCATTTCATCGACCAGTATGCCGAGCTGTACGAGCAGGAGCTGGGCGAGCCCCTGCCCGAGCGCTTCTTCGAGCTGCGCGCTGCCATCGCGGCCGGCGTAGCGGTGTAA
- a CDS encoding DUF5317 family protein has protein sequence MKRHAGDLAVLGVAAAIFLAQQLAISYMPLDGAAGAARRLLFLVTTIALAGLALHFRRFIGAWLVAAGILFNLIPMMAHGGAMPIDYAIIERSGAFPEVTEADIGRQTNHGKDIVLRRDEIRFFWLSDRYIVDLPLYGTNIYSLGDFVLFAGLGLIVLQAAFEALRPAPVPRPAADLPPDHAGGSER, from the coding sequence ATGAAACGCCATGCGGGCGATTTGGCTGTCCTCGGGGTCGCTGCCGCCATCTTCCTCGCCCAGCAGCTCGCCATCTCGTACATGCCGCTCGACGGCGCCGCCGGAGCCGCCCGGCGGCTGCTCTTCCTCGTCACCACCATCGCCCTTGCTGGCCTTGCGCTTCATTTCCGCCGCTTCATCGGTGCCTGGCTCGTTGCCGCCGGCATCCTGTTCAACCTCATTCCGATGATGGCTCACGGGGGAGCGATGCCAATCGATTACGCCATCATCGAGCGCTCCGGCGCCTTCCCGGAAGTCACCGAAGCTGACATCGGGCGCCAGACCAACCACGGGAAAGACATCGTCCTTCGGCGCGACGAAATCCGCTTCTTCTGGCTCTCCGACCGATACATCGTCGACCTGCCGCTCTACGGGACCAACATCTACTCCCTGGGCGACTTTGTTCTTTTCGCCGGGCTGGGCCTCATCGTGCTGCAGGCGGCCTTCGAGGCGCTCCGGCCGGCCCCGGTTCCCCGGCCCGCGGCCGATCTGCCCCCCGACCACGCCGGGGGAAGCGAGCGGTGA
- a CDS encoding ketopantoate reductase family protein, whose translation MTRFVVYGAGAVGGTIGARLFEAGHEVVLICRGSHLDVIRSEGLLFRTPEGERRLRIPAAGSPAEVAWRAGDVVLLCMKTQDTAAALVELERWVGCRVPVICAQNGVENERLAARRFTDVYAMLVALPAVHLEPGVVVASGAPLSGCLHAGRYPRGTDPLIRAVCGALDGAGFRSEAVDDALALKYRKLLLNLGNGLDVILGTSSWGAGGEVGEFLALLRAEGEACYQAAGIRAVSPAEYAERVTRHYRSVTVTGEGRAGSSTLQSVLRGHTVTEVDYLNGEIVLLGALHGVPTPANRLVRELATRIAAAGGDGPHAAIGDLRRMLAGG comes from the coding sequence GTGACCCGCTTCGTCGTCTATGGTGCCGGCGCCGTCGGAGGGACCATCGGCGCCCGCCTGTTCGAAGCCGGGCACGAGGTGGTCCTCATTTGCCGCGGCAGTCACCTCGATGTCATCCGCTCGGAAGGCCTGCTGTTCCGCACGCCGGAGGGCGAACGGCGGCTGCGCATCCCTGCTGCGGGAAGCCCCGCAGAGGTGGCGTGGCGCGCTGGCGACGTTGTCCTCCTGTGCATGAAGACCCAGGACACCGCGGCCGCACTCGTCGAGCTGGAACGATGGGTCGGCTGCCGGGTTCCGGTAATATGCGCCCAAAACGGCGTCGAGAACGAGCGCCTCGCAGCACGCCGGTTTACCGATGTCTACGCAATGCTCGTCGCGCTCCCGGCCGTGCACCTCGAGCCGGGAGTCGTTGTCGCCTCTGGAGCGCCGCTCAGCGGCTGCCTCCACGCTGGGCGCTACCCCCGGGGCACCGACCCGCTGATTCGCGCTGTTTGCGGCGCGCTCGACGGTGCCGGCTTCCGCAGCGAGGCCGTCGACGATGCCCTGGCCCTCAAGTACCGCAAACTGCTGCTGAACCTTGGCAATGGGCTCGACGTCATCCTCGGGACCAGCTCCTGGGGTGCAGGGGGCGAGGTCGGCGAATTCCTTGCCCTGCTGCGCGCCGAAGGCGAGGCCTGCTACCAGGCTGCCGGCATCCGCGCGGTTTCCCCCGCCGAATACGCCGAGCGTGTCACCCGCCATTACCGCTCGGTAACGGTCACGGGCGAAGGCCGGGCCGGGAGTTCGACCCTTCAGAGCGTGCTCCGAGGGCACACCGTCACCGAAGTCGACTACCTCAACGGCGAGATCGTCCTGCTCGGTGCGCTCCATGGCGTCCCGACCCCGGCGAACCGCCTCGTCCGGGAACTCGCGACCCGGATTGCCGCCGCCGGGGGCGACGGCCCGCACGCCGCCATCGGCGACCTTCGGCGGATGCTCGCCGGAGGCTAG
- a CDS encoding SDR family NAD(P)-dependent oxidoreductase, which yields MDPALAQLFSLDGKVALVTGASSGLGVAFARGLARAGANVVVTARRQELIEQTAAMLRRYGVEAEAYPADITDEEQFERLFERTVERFGRIDIMVNNAGYTDRSGLRHDLGSFKRMRSVVELDLLATINGCRLAARQMLAQGTGGVIINISSILGRVGSEFRAASYHAAKGGVDALTRVLALEYAREGIRVNAIAPSYFDGTELMGKVFESTPGTRDHAISRTPMGRLGQPEDLEGAIIYLASDASKFVTGHILYVDGGWTAGGGYHQIAPPWETEPGHQRLG from the coding sequence ATGGACCCTGCGCTCGCCCAGCTGTTCAGCCTTGACGGCAAAGTCGCCCTGGTGACGGGGGCGTCGAGCGGGCTTGGGGTAGCCTTCGCGCGGGGGCTCGCCCGGGCCGGGGCGAATGTCGTCGTCACGGCGCGGCGACAGGAGCTCATCGAGCAAACCGCTGCGATGCTGCGGCGATACGGCGTTGAGGCCGAGGCGTACCCGGCGGACATCACCGACGAGGAGCAGTTCGAGCGGCTGTTCGAACGGACCGTCGAGCGGTTCGGGCGGATCGACATTATGGTCAACAATGCCGGCTACACCGACCGCTCCGGCCTGCGGCACGACCTCGGCAGCTTCAAGCGGATGCGGTCCGTGGTCGAGCTGGACCTGCTTGCGACCATCAACGGCTGCCGCCTCGCTGCCCGGCAGATGCTGGCGCAGGGCACTGGCGGGGTCATCATCAATATCAGCTCCATCCTTGGGCGGGTTGGAAGCGAGTTCCGGGCAGCGTCCTACCACGCGGCCAAGGGCGGCGTCGACGCGCTCACCCGGGTGCTGGCGCTGGAGTATGCACGGGAAGGCATCAGGGTGAACGCCATCGCGCCGTCGTACTTTGACGGCACGGAGCTGATGGGCAAGGTTTTTGAATCGACCCCGGGCACGCGGGACCACGCGATTTCCCGAACGCCGATGGGGCGGCTCGGCCAGCCGGAGGACCTTGAGGGAGCGATTATCTACCTGGCTTCGGATGCCTCGAAGTTCGTGACCGGGCACATCCTGTACGTGGACGGCGGCTGGACTGCAGGCGGCGGCTACCATCAGATCGCCCCGCCGTGGGAGACCGAGCCGGGCCACCAGCGGCTGGGGTAG